The Streptomyces sp. Mut1 genome window below encodes:
- a CDS encoding DUF3618 domain-containing protein has translation MSDARTPAQIEADIISRREQLAVVLDEIGVRVHPKTIIGDAKAKVAGTVDRTAGRAYVAVNRAVSDVKAQFVTVEGSPRLERVIPVALLAVGVVGLVVASGRRGRR, from the coding sequence GTGTCGGATGCCAGGACCCCTGCGCAGATCGAGGCGGACATCATCAGCAGGCGTGAGCAGCTTGCGGTGGTACTCGATGAGATCGGGGTGCGGGTGCACCCGAAGACGATCATCGGTGACGCGAAGGCGAAGGTGGCCGGGACCGTGGACCGGACGGCCGGGCGCGCGTACGTCGCGGTGAACCGGGCGGTGTCGGATGTGAAGGCGCAGTTCGTCACGGTGGAGGGCTCGCCCCGGCTGGAGCGGGTCATTCCGGTGGCGCTGCTGGCGGTCGGTGTGGTGGGCCTGGTCGTGGCTTCCGGGCGGCGCGGCAGGCGTTGA
- the bcp gene encoding thioredoxin-dependent thiol peroxidase, with the protein MSERLKPGDTAPAFTLPDADGNDVSLADHKGRKVIVYFYPAALTPGCTKQACDFTDNLGLLTDAGYDVIGVSPDKPEKLAKFREKENLKVTLVGDPAKETLEAYGAFGEKKLYGKTVTGVIRSTVVVDEDGKVEHAFYNVKATGHVAKIIKDLKI; encoded by the coding sequence ATGAGCGAGCGCCTCAAGCCCGGCGACACCGCCCCCGCCTTCACCCTCCCCGACGCCGACGGCAACGACGTCTCGCTCGCGGACCACAAGGGCCGCAAGGTCATCGTCTACTTCTACCCCGCGGCACTTACCCCCGGTTGCACCAAGCAGGCCTGCGACTTCACCGACAACCTCGGCCTCCTCACCGACGCCGGCTACGACGTCATCGGCGTCTCCCCCGACAAGCCGGAGAAGCTCGCCAAGTTCCGCGAGAAGGAAAACCTCAAGGTCACCCTGGTGGGCGACCCCGCCAAGGAGACGCTGGAGGCGTACGGCGCCTTCGGCGAGAAGAAGCTCTACGGCAAAACGGTGACGGGCGTCATCCGCTCCACCGTCGTCGTCGACGAGGACGGCAAGGTCGAACACGCCTTCTACAACGTGAAGGCCACCGGCCACGTCGCCAAGATCATCAAGGACCTCAAGATCTGA
- the proP gene encoding glycine betaine/L-proline transporter ProP, whose protein sequence is MAASDPHQSADPEAVKRHPALFRAIRKRQNPKLRRTDITITDDQAVKRAVKAASLGNAMEWFDFGIYSYLAATLGHVFFPSGNDTTQLLSSFATFAVAFLVRPLGGMFFGPMGDKIGRKKVLALTMIMMAIGTFAIGLIPSHQTIGIWAAVLLIFFRMLQGFSTGGEYGGASTFIAEYAPDKRRGFFGSFLEFGTLAGYVGAAGLVTLLYALLSDAQMESWGWRVPFLVAGPLGLVGLYLRLRLDETPAFQKLEGGTAHATEAADSVETTAKGDLAKIFRDYWPTLILCICLVGAYNITDYMLLSYMPTYLSDELGYSETHGLLILLGVMVFLMLIINQIGKLSDRFGRKPLLMTGMLGFLIFSLPAFLLIRQGSIPAIIIGMLMLGLSLVCMLGTMSAALPALFPTNVRYGSLSVGYNLSASLFGGTTPLVITALISLSGSNLMPAYYAMAAALVGVIAVACMKETANKPLAGSPPSVETTEEAEELVASQTPDPKF, encoded by the coding sequence ATGGCGGCCTCCGACCCCCACCAGTCGGCCGACCCCGAAGCGGTCAAACGCCACCCCGCCCTGTTCCGTGCCATCCGAAAGCGCCAGAACCCCAAGCTGCGCCGCACGGACATCACCATCACGGACGACCAGGCGGTCAAGCGCGCGGTCAAGGCGGCTTCACTCGGTAATGCCATGGAGTGGTTCGACTTCGGCATCTACTCCTACCTCGCCGCCACCCTGGGCCATGTCTTCTTCCCGTCCGGGAACGACACCACCCAGCTCCTCTCCTCCTTCGCCACCTTCGCGGTCGCCTTCCTCGTGCGCCCCCTCGGCGGCATGTTCTTCGGGCCCATGGGCGACAAGATCGGCCGCAAGAAGGTCCTCGCCCTCACCATGATCATGATGGCGATCGGCACGTTCGCGATCGGCCTCATCCCCTCGCACCAGACGATCGGCATCTGGGCGGCCGTCCTGCTGATCTTCTTCCGCATGCTCCAGGGCTTCTCGACGGGCGGCGAGTACGGCGGGGCCTCGACCTTCATCGCCGAATACGCCCCCGACAAGCGGCGCGGCTTCTTCGGCAGCTTCCTCGAATTCGGCACCCTCGCCGGCTACGTGGGCGCCGCCGGCCTGGTCACGCTGCTCTACGCGCTGCTCAGCGACGCCCAGATGGAGTCCTGGGGCTGGCGCGTCCCCTTCCTCGTCGCGGGCCCCCTCGGCCTCGTCGGCCTCTACCTGCGACTGCGCCTGGACGAGACCCCGGCCTTCCAGAAGCTGGAGGGCGGCACCGCGCACGCCACGGAGGCGGCGGACAGCGTCGAGACGACGGCCAAGGGCGACCTCGCCAAGATCTTCCGCGACTACTGGCCGACGCTGATCCTCTGCATCTGCCTGGTCGGCGCGTACAACATCACCGACTACATGCTGCTGTCGTACATGCCGACGTACCTCTCCGACGAGCTCGGCTACAGCGAGACCCACGGTCTGCTCATCCTGCTCGGCGTGATGGTCTTCCTGATGCTGATCATCAACCAGATCGGCAAGCTCTCCGACCGCTTCGGCCGCAAACCCCTGCTGATGACCGGCATGCTGGGCTTCCTGATCTTCTCCCTCCCGGCCTTCCTCCTGATCCGCCAGGGCAGCATCCCGGCCATCATCATCGGCATGCTCATGCTGGGCCTCTCCCTGGTCTGCATGCTCGGCACGATGTCCGCCGCCCTCCCGGCCCTGTTCCCCACGAACGTCCGCTACGGCTCCCTCTCGGTCGGCTACAACCTCTCCGCGTCGCTGTTCGGCGGTACGACCCCGCTGGTGATCACGGCCCTGATCAGCCTCTCGGGCAGCAACCTGATGCCGGCGTACTACGCGATGGCCGCGGCCCTGGTCGGCGTGATCGCGGTGGCCTGCATGAAGGAAACCGCCAACAAGCCCCTGGCGGGCTCCCCGCCGTCGGTGGAAACGACAGAAGAAGCGGAAGAACTGGTCGCCTCCCAGACCCCGGACCCGAAGTTCTGA
- a CDS encoding HNH endonuclease signature motif containing protein, giving the protein MSDAYERQRLAEAVAEATNWTDLMRRLGLKKSGGQRRVLQEKVAGHKLDTAHFTKRSPWRKYPDSAIAEAVASSSSLREVVVKLGAPPATGALSHISRRIKAAGIDVSHFPGMNRPHLDLIFTTEELQVAALTADSVRGAARILGMGDDSQSRSALAALLRRRGINTSHFRNARLAIPEAALRSALPQATSYADVMRALRLEVNDTNHRRVRRMVLRLELDTSHFKRRAWAVPQARKPRAIAPTTLVIRPPGSGRTNRERLHRALQEIGVAYRCASCGNRGKWLRQSFTLQIDHINGNWLDNRAENLRYLCPNCHALTETWCRNRRAKETSTP; this is encoded by the coding sequence ATGTCTGACGCGTACGAACGGCAACGGCTCGCCGAGGCTGTCGCAGAGGCGACGAACTGGACAGACCTCATGCGTCGGCTCGGGCTCAAGAAGAGCGGCGGCCAGCGGCGCGTGCTCCAGGAGAAGGTAGCCGGACACAAGCTGGACACAGCCCACTTCACGAAGCGCAGCCCATGGCGAAAGTACCCGGACTCGGCGATCGCTGAGGCTGTCGCATCGTCCTCGTCACTGCGTGAGGTCGTGGTCAAACTCGGCGCACCACCGGCGACCGGCGCACTGTCTCACATAAGCCGCCGCATCAAAGCGGCGGGAATCGATGTCAGCCACTTCCCCGGGATGAATCGCCCACATCTGGATCTGATCTTCACCACGGAGGAACTACAGGTCGCGGCGCTGACTGCCGACAGCGTGCGCGGAGCGGCCAGAATCCTGGGAATGGGCGACGACAGCCAGTCGCGCTCGGCCCTGGCCGCCCTGCTCCGCAGGAGAGGCATCAACACCTCCCACTTCCGTAACGCACGTCTCGCCATTCCGGAGGCCGCACTGAGAAGCGCCCTCCCGCAAGCCACGAGCTACGCGGACGTCATGCGCGCGCTCCGTCTTGAGGTCAACGACACGAATCACCGCCGCGTACGACGCATGGTTCTTCGACTGGAGCTCGACACGAGCCACTTCAAGCGCCGCGCCTGGGCAGTGCCACAAGCGCGTAAGCCCAGGGCTATCGCGCCGACGACCTTGGTTATCAGACCGCCGGGGTCGGGACGCACGAACCGGGAAAGGCTTCACCGCGCTCTGCAGGAGATCGGCGTCGCCTACCGGTGCGCGTCCTGCGGCAACAGAGGGAAGTGGCTGAGGCAGTCCTTCACGCTTCAGATCGACCACATCAACGGTAACTGGCTCGACAACCGGGCCGAGAACCTTCGCTATCTGTGCCCCAACTGCCATGCGCTCACCGAGACATGGTGTCGCAACCGACGCGCCAAAGAGACGAGCACGCCCTAA
- the rdgB gene encoding RdgB/HAM1 family non-canonical purine NTP pyrophosphatase, whose amino-acid sequence MTRLILATRNAGKITELHAILADAGLTHELVGAGAYPEIPDVKETGVTFAENALLKAHALAQATGHPAIADDSGLCVDVLGGAPGIFSARWSGTHGNDRANLDLLLAQLSDIDAPHRAAHFACAAALALPDGTERVVEGRLTGTLRHTPAGGYGFGYDPILQPDGETRTCAELTPTEKNAISHRGKAFRALVPVVRELVG is encoded by the coding sequence ATGACCCGTCTCATCCTCGCCACCCGCAACGCCGGCAAGATCACCGAACTCCACGCGATCCTCGCCGACGCGGGCCTCACCCACGAACTCGTCGGCGCCGGCGCGTACCCGGAGATCCCCGACGTCAAGGAGACCGGCGTCACCTTCGCCGAGAACGCCCTCCTCAAGGCCCACGCCCTCGCGCAGGCCACCGGCCACCCCGCCATCGCCGACGACTCCGGCCTCTGCGTGGACGTCCTCGGCGGCGCCCCCGGCATCTTCTCGGCCCGCTGGTCCGGCACCCACGGCAACGACCGCGCCAACCTGGACCTGCTCCTGGCCCAGCTCTCCGACATCGACGCCCCCCACCGCGCCGCGCACTTCGCCTGCGCGGCCGCCCTCGCCCTGCCCGACGGCACGGAACGCGTGGTCGAGGGCCGCCTCACCGGCACCCTGCGCCACACCCCCGCCGGCGGCTACGGCTTCGGCTACGACCCGATCCTCCAGCCCGACGGCGAAACCCGCACCTGCGCCGAACTGACCCCGACCGAAAAGAACGCGATCAGCCACCGCGGCAAGGCGTTCCGGGCACTGGTGCCGGTGGTGCGGGAACTGGTGGGCTGA